In Candidatus Hydrogenedentota bacterium, the DNA window GAAAGACGTCCACACGCTTTGCGGCGATCCCACGCGCCTCATCCGCTGGGTCCAACTCGCCCGCGAAGCCGTGGCCCGCCATGGATCGTAAACCGCCGCCGCTTACTTGTACTCGCCCGTGATGATTTCGCGCGTTTCAAGTTTGCCTTCCTTGACGCGGCAATGCAGGAAACCGACAGGGGCTTTGTCGAAGTTCCAACAACAGGATCGCACATGGAAGATTTGCGACCGGCCTGTCCTGTACGACGATGTGGGCCGATGCAGATGGCCGAAAAACACGGCCACGGGCTGCGTTTCTTTCACGAGCGCATTGAACCATCGGGAATCGTTCCGGTTCAGGTACATGTCGCGATCCCGGCCTTCCCGTTCAGCCGGAATGTGGGCAAAGACAATTTTCACGGGTTCCGGCTTACGAAGTTCGCCTTCCAGCCACTCGCATTGGCCCGGCGGCTCAATGATCTCCGAACACAAATGCCCGACATGGTCTCCGCCCGCGCCCGCATCGCACACCGCAATGAACCGTGCGCCTTTATGGACGAAACTGTAGTAGTCGGCCGGTTTTCCGTTCAACGTAAAATCACCGGGAAACAACGAGCGTAGCAGCGCGCGCTTTTCCCGGGTGGATTCATGATTGCCGGGCGTGGCATGAACCGGGATCGTCGCTTCGACCATTCGGGGTCGAAGCGCTTCGGGGTGCACGTCGCCCGCGAGCAAAATGAACGATGGTTTCTCCCTCTCGGACATGGCCTCCATCGTTTTGATCGTATTCAAAAATCGGTCAACGCCGCTGCCGTACGCCTCAAGTCCCTCCGTGATGCCGTCCGAGCAATGGGGATCCGCCACCACCGCAAAACAGAACGAATCACCCTCCCCGGCAGACGCCTTCGACGGCAACACCGCCGTCATCGCCGTCCCTGCCGCTTGTCCAAGAAACTGCCTGCGATTCATTGGCTTGGACCCGCCGCGTCCATGGAAACCATGTCTACAATCGCGTCAGAGTGAAAAATTCTTGACGGTGTCAATCAGAGCCACGAAACCCCGGTTTACGGGATGATTCGACGGCCATTTCAGGAATTCGACATGACCGTCCAGATACAGGACATTCGACCCGCCGGGCACATGGTTGAAATCCCGGGCCACCGTCGTCACGAAATCGTACTGCACGACAATCTCGCTTTGGGCCTTGGCGGTGGATGCCGGATTGTTGATGTCGGTGACGAAGAAACGCTCGACGCCTTCCCGCAGGCGGTAGACCAGGAAATCGCCCAGGGTTGCGTGGCCCGTAATCCGTATATCGCTGTCCATAATGCCGGCAATTTGCGCAATGTCGGCCGGATTGGTGCTGCCGTCCTTGACAAATATCGCCTGAAATTGCTGGATCAGGGAGTTGGCGAAACCCGAATCGAAATAACTGCCGATGGCGCCGAGGCCGCTGGGGAAATTTGGATCGTTCTGATCGATGCCCGGAGCCAGATAAATTTCCGGTTTCAACGCCCAGCCGAAATAGCCATAGGAAAGATCGTCTATCTTGCACGGGCAAATACCCCGATCCGGTTCGTTCTGATCGCACAGCCAGCGTCCGCCTGTGATAGCCTTCGCCCCGTCGCTGTCCGACGGACACACGTTCACCGTCGTGTCGCTCAAATATTCCGGGTACAACGTCTCGCCCTGCCAGATAACCCCGAACGTCACCTTGCCGGGGCTGCACGATCCGTTGTTGAACTCCTTGTACTTGTCCGGGGGAAACTTCTGGCTGGGGGCCTCGTTCGCATACATCTTCATCGAGAGGCCAATCTGCTTGAGATTGTTCGCGCAACTGGCGCGCCGTGCCGATTCGCGGGCACGCGCCAGCGCCGGCAGCAGAATCGCCGCCAAAATGCCGATTATCGCGATAACCACCAGCAACTCGATTAGCGTGAATCCCTTCCTGTCCATGGTTCGACCCTCCTCGTCCGAACCGGTCCGCAAACCGGTTCATCCAATGCCCGATTCCTGCGATTCTCCGCAAATTCCATTCTTTTCCACCCACGGCGGCAAAAGCAAATCCATGCGCCGCAAGCGCGTAAATCCGCGCGGCGCGCAGATGAAAACGCACACGAACCGCGTCGCCGGGAAGTCTGGTCCCAAACCGCGTAGCCCGCGCAGGACCGAAACATCCGCCGCCCGCATTGTCTATCCCATCCACTTCGTCCATTCCGTTCATCCCCAATCTATAATCTCTGGCCGGCCCTCTGCAATTTACCGCCCATT includes these proteins:
- a CDS encoding metallophosphoesterase; translation: MNRRQFLGQAAGTAMTAVLPSKASAGEGDSFCFAVVADPHCSDGITEGLEAYGSGVDRFLNTIKTMEAMSEREKPSFILLAGDVHPEALRPRMVEATIPVHATPGNHESTREKRALLRSLFPGDFTLNGKPADYYSFVHKGARFIAVCDAGAGGDHVGHLCSEIIEPPGQCEWLEGELRKPEPVKIVFAHIPAEREGRDRDMYLNRNDSRWFNALVKETQPVAVFFGHLHRPTSSYRTGRSQIFHVRSCCWNFDKAPVGFLHCRVKEGKLETREIITGEYK
- a CDS encoding DUF1559 domain-containing protein, coding for MDRKGFTLIELLVVIAIIGILAAILLPALARARESARRASCANNLKQIGLSMKMYANEAPSQKFPPDKYKEFNNGSCSPGKVTFGVIWQGETLYPEYLSDTTVNVCPSDSDGAKAITGGRWLCDQNEPDRGICPCKIDDLSYGYFGWALKPEIYLAPGIDQNDPNFPSGLGAIGSYFDSGFANSLIQQFQAIFVKDGSTNPADIAQIAGIMDSDIRITGHATLGDFLVYRLREGVERFFVTDINNPASTAKAQSEIVVQYDFVTTVARDFNHVPGGSNVLYLDGHVEFLKWPSNHPVNRGFVALIDTVKNFSL